In the genome of Deinococcus planocerae, the window GGAGCGGCCCGTGGCGGGGCGGCTGCTCGCGGGCCTGCTGGAGATGCCTGGCGTGACGGTCTACGGCCCCCGGACGATGGAGGGCCGACTGGGGGCCTTCGCCTTCCGGGTGGACGGGGAGACGCCGGAGGCCACCGCCGACCGCCTCACCCGGCGGGGGGTGGACGTGGCGGCGGGGCACTTCTACGCCGTGCAGCCCCTGAGGGACCTGGGCCTCTACCCGGAGGGGGTGGTGCGGGCGAGCATCGCCCACTACACGGGCCTGGAGGACGTGGAGCGGCTGCTGGCGGGGTTACGCGGGGGCTGAGGGCTGCGCCCTGGCCTTCTCAACCGGCGCGCGGCGCGGGCTCGTCGTCGAGCGTCTCGCCGGGGCGGGCCTCGTCGGCCCAGACCAGCATGCGGGTGAGGCGGGCGTTGCCGAAGGTGGTGGTAAAGGCCACGTCGCTGGCGTCGCGGCCCTGGGCGATCAGGACCCGCCCGATGCGCGGCTGGTTGTGGCGGGCGTCGAAGGTGCGCCACTCGCCGTCCAGGAAGGCCTCGAACCAGGCGTGGAAGTCCATCGGCACGCCGCCCGAGTCGAAGTCGATGTCGGGGAGGTAGCCGCACACGTAGCGGGCGGGGATGTTCAGCGCCCGGCAAAAGGCCACGCCCATGTGGGCGAAGTCGCGGCACACGGCGCGCTTGCTGTCGAAGGCCTGCTTGGCGGTGGTGGTCGAGTTGCTGCCGTAGCCGTACACGCACTCGTCTTGCAAGAAGTCGCTGATCGCCTGCACCTGCGCCCACCCGCCCTGGATGTGCCCGAACCTCTCCCACGCCTCGCCGCTGATCAGGTCGCTGTCCACGTAGCGGCTCGGCAGCAGGTAGGTGATCGTCTCGTCGGGCAACTCCTCGACGAGGTGCTTGCGCAGAGCAGGCAACACCGGGTCGGGGCGGCGGGTCACCTCTGCGATCAGGTCGTGGCCGATCACGAACTCGCCGGGCTGGGCGAGCGTGCGCCAGATCAGGTTGCCGTGCGTGTCGGTGTAGGTGTGGATATCCTGCGCCGCACCGATGGGCCGCTCACCCAGGAGGCGCTGGCGGGTGCCCGTCGCTCCCAGGCGGTGCTGGGGCTGCACCACAAAGAGCATCGGCGTGGGGTACTTCACGTCGAACGTCAGGGAAAAACCGGCGCGGATCAGGAGAGGCTGCTCGATGGGGGCGGTGGCAGGGTCATT includes:
- a CDS encoding transglutaminase-like domain-containing protein, giving the protein MAQLDAQNDPATAPIEQPLLIRAGFSLTFDVKYPTPMLFVVQPQHRLGATGTRQRLLGERPIGAAQDIHTYTDTHGNLIWRTLAQPGEFVIGHDLIAEVTRRPDPVLPALRKHLVEELPDETITYLLPSRYVDSDLISGEAWERFGHIQGGWAQVQAISDFLQDECVYGYGSNSTTTAKQAFDSKRAVCRDFAHMGVAFCRALNIPARYVCGYLPDIDFDSGGVPMDFHAWFEAFLDGEWRTFDARHNQPRIGRVLIAQGRDASDVAFTTTFGNARLTRMLVWADEARPGETLDDEPAPRAG